In bacterium, the genomic stretch GGCCGCCCCCGCCGGTCCGCATCTGGCCGAACAGGTCGCCGAACAGGTCGGCAAAGCTCCCCGCGCCATACTGCTGGTAGACGAAGTTGCCGAAGTCCCCGCCCTGCCACTGGCCGGACTGCTGGGCCTGCTGCCAGGCCGCGCCGTACTGGTCATACTTGGCGCGCTTCTCCGCGTCGCTCAGGACCTCGTAGGCCTGGCTGATGCGCTTGAAGCGTTCTTCCGCCTCGGCGTTGCCCGGGTTGACGTCCGGGTGGTGCTTGCGCGCGAGCTTGCGGTAGGCGCTCTTGATCTCTTTGTCCGAGGCTCCCCGGCTGACGCCGAGGACCTCGTAGAAGTCCTGCTCGTTGGGCATGATGTGCCTTGCTGTTCGTGGCGGCGCCCTTCGCGGCGCCCGTGGGCGCCATGGGTCGCGCCGCTATCCTGTTACGACCTCAATCCGCCGCGCCGCCGCCTCTGCCTTCCGGCCGACGGTGATGTGCAACTCGCCGTCCTTCAGACTCGCCGTCACCTGCGACAGGTCGGCCTCCTCGGGCAGCGGCATCGTGCGGGCGAAGGGGCCGTACGCCCGCTCCTGCCGCAACACCCGCCTCTCTCCTGCCTCAGGCGCCCGCTTATCACCGGTCACGACCAGCGCCCCGTGCTCCGCCTGCACATTCAGGCTCTCGCGCGTCACGCCTGGCAGATCCAGGGCCACATGGAAGCCCTCCGC encodes the following:
- a CDS encoding Hsp20/alpha crystallin family protein, whose product is MDTFWDGRREIRELRARMDQAFRLATQRQPSRQAALAPPLDFAADAEGFHVALDLPGVTRESLNVQAEHGALVVTGDKRAPEAGERRVLRQERAYGPFARTMPLPEEADLSQVTASLKDGELHITVGRKAEAAARRIEVVTG